One Polynucleobacter sp. SHI8 genomic window, TTTGGGATCGATCAAAATTGGACGGTAGAGCTCAATTCGGTCTCCATCATAAACCGGATCATCTGGACCTAAAGGAATGCTAAAAACCCCAACCGCACCTTTTTTTTGAAAAAGCACATCATCCCTGTTTTTGACTATGTTCATATGCAAAAGTGCTTCAAGCACTGATGGGACTGAAG contains:
- a CDS encoding RnfH family protein, which gives rise to MKTIQLELFDARESLPKQVFFSFAPTQSSVPSVLEALLHMNIVKNRDDVLFQKKGAVGVFSIPLGPDDPVYDGDRIELYRPILIDPKKIRRKKANQNKDAELKTKAKIRKERKEFKEI